One Nicotiana tomentosiformis chromosome 4, ASM39032v3, whole genome shotgun sequence genomic window carries:
- the LOC138908932 gene encoding uncharacterized protein translates to MQETFYPEDPIETMIHDAFGHHSFQADDVEISQPLGEDEISNEEHRDDPSDFYEFLKDGNETLYESSKYTKLEFVVKLYHIKVLCGLSDKALTMILDLLRDAFENAKLPPSFYEAKKTINKLGLDYTKIHACPNNYMLYWEGDSELEACKYCGTSKWDPKKKKKQVAKVLRYFPLKPRLQRLYMCRKTAEHMRWHASRSNNDGVIRHPRDGEAWRTFDLTHSEFASDSRNIRLGLASDGFNPFGTMSTTYSIWLVFLIPYNLPPWMCMKHTSFILSMIIPGKQMPGNNINVYLQPLLKELRELWNDGVETFDSSSNEAFRMRAALMWTISDFP, encoded by the coding sequence ATGCAAGAGACATTTTACCCAGAAGATCCAATAGAAACAATGATTCATGATGCATTTGGACACCATAGTTTCCAAGCTGACGATGTAGAGATATCTCAACCATTGGGTGAAGATGAAATATCAAACGAGGAGCATAGGGATGATCCGAGTGATTTTTACGAGTTTCTCAAAGATGGAAATGAAACACTGTATGAAAGTAGCAAATACACAAAGCTAGAGTTTGTAGTAAAATTATATCATATAAAGGTCTTGTGTGGATTAAGTGACAAGGCATTGACTATGATACTGGATTTGTTGAGAGATGCATTTGAAAATGCAAAGTTACCTCCTTCATTTTATGAGGCCAAAAAAACCATTAACAAACTTGGCCTTGACTACACCAAGATACATGCATGTCCAAATAATTATATGTTATATTGGGAAGGTGATTCAGAATTGGAAGCATGTAAGTATTGTGGTACATCTAAATGGGATcccaagaagaagaaaaagcaaGTTGCAAAGGTTTTGCGTTACTTTCCATTGAAACCAAGGTTGCAAAGATTGTATATGTGTCGTAAGACTGCTGAGCATATGAGATGGCATGCTTCAAGGAGTAACAACGATGGGGTGATAAGGCATCCAAGGGATGGCGAGGCCTGGAGGACATTTGATTTGACTCACTCTGAATTTGCTTCAGATTCTCGAAATATTCGCTTAGGCCTTGCTAGTGATGGTTTTAATCCTTTTGGAACAATGAGTACTACCTATAGTATTTGGCTTGTTTTCTTGATTCCATACAACCTTCCTCCTTGGATGTGTATGAAGCACACCTCCTTCATCCTATCAATGATCATTCCAGGCAAGCAGATGCCTGGAAATAATATTAATGTATACTTGCAACCCCTCCTGAAAGAATTACGTGAGCTATGGAATGATGGTGTGGAAACCTTTGATTCCTCATCGAATGAAGCTTTTAGAATGCGAGCAGCACTTATGTGGACAATTAGTGACTTTCCTTGA